One Balaenoptera musculus isolate JJ_BM4_2016_0621 chromosome 13, mBalMus1.pri.v3, whole genome shotgun sequence genomic window, CTtatgtgcatttatattttatgtttcctgCAGTCaacattctttttctcctttaaaaatatataatgctttggtgggggtggtggtggtaggatgaattgggagaatgggattgacatatatacactaatttgtataaaatagataactaataaaaaaatgaaaaaaaagaccaGATCAACACTTAAAATCATCAATATAATAGTATCTATAAttattaatactgtattatatacttgaaagtagatcttaaatgttatcaccacacACGAAAATAATTATGACTATGTGATGGGATAGAGATactaactaaccttattgtggtaatcattttgtaatatatacatgtatctaatcATCACagtgtacaccttaaatttacatatgctatatgtaaataatatctcaataaagctgggaagaaaattttaaaaaatataatgctttATCCAAGTTTATATATTATCTCTTTCTGATCAACTCCCAACTAATGGATATCATTGAACTGACCAATTATAATGATCCCAGTGCCTATAGTATTTGTAATGATTGAGCTATTGCAGTGTCAAAAATAGTGTTATCACCTTGAAATAGTCAAAGCCACTATTCCAATAATAAGCCTTAGATAATGACATCTTCCTGTCTGAGTTGATTTGGATATTCATActgtattctttcatttgttgatTCAGCAAATATATAATGAGTACCAAATATTTGCCAGATATACTAGGCTTTAGCACGTGTGTGTATGGGGGATTAGTATAAATTTGGAGATCTCCTTTTCAACTCCATGAATGATGAATTTTTGGATATGGAATCTCATTTGCATCAaacatcattagttattttaaaagatttcttccAAACTAATATAAGGGGCTGTACATtgtagtggttaagagtatgGGCTCTAAAGTCCTATGGTCggagttcaaatcccacctctacCCCTTGCAagttgggtgaccttggacaaattacttaatgtCACTccgcctcagttttctcattgataaaattttaagaattggGTCATtattaaaagaagataaaacttcTGAAACATTGATCACAGCTCTTGGCACATGGAATACGTGTTACACATATAAAGAGAGTGATAGAATGAAATATCAGGGCAGTTGCTTAATTGGTTTCTTTAAACAGGTGACAATGTGACTGAGAACACTATTCTTTTGTGATCCTGCCCTTACATCTTGTAACTTACTATTTATGCTTATTGAACTTGGgatcctaatttttttaaaaaaagggtgtGTGCTGAGATGGGGTGTCTACATGCTCACTAAACTTGGGAAATCTTAAAGGCATCAGGTTTTACCTTAGCCACGACTTGAAAGAGACCAGAACAATCTCTCTACTAgtggaagaacaaacaaactatTGCACTCATTTAGTTGAAGCAAGAGTATTGTTTCTCAGTGCCTGATTGAGTTTACCACAGTCATCTGTGACCTAGTAGCGATTACAGCATGAGTAAATATCAAGAGAGTACATGAAATTCTCAGTAAACATATACGGGATTATAGCCTCTTTTTGGGagtgtttcttatttttccaatacgaataaaaatattctgtctCCTTTGGAAGCACCAATGTTGACTACGTCTGATACCACTTAACAAGGTAGAAGGGTATGAAATTGACTGTTGCTCATATGTTTTATACCTAGGTGCTATTTCTATTATTACAGAGTTAGAGATATTTGAATTTGGTTGAATTATACCCTTGCTCTCAAAGTTCATGGTCATTCTTGTTTTCTACCTggccttgtttgttttgttgttgtcacagacaaaataagaaagaaggaaaatttgaaTTAATGTATCTATGTTTCATGGTTATGAAATATAATTACCTATGTCCATAAGGAAGTATATggtttgctctgtgtgtgtgtgtgtgtgtaacaaacTTAAGAATCTGTGGATGCtgttatattgttattttttttggattgagttgGGCAGTAATATTACTCACAGTTTATAACTCagactttacatgtattattctTAAACATTAAAGATGCTATATAACTGGCAATTCCATGATCAAATATCTTTGCTGGAAaattgattatttcatttttttgtttttaagatttttttgatgtggaccttttttaaagtctttattgaatttgttacagtattgcttctgttttatgttttggtgttttggccccaaggcatgtgggatcttagctccccgaccagggatcgagcccgcacccgctgcattggaaggcgaagtcttaactactggactgccagggaagtccctgattatttcattttaaattgtgtttttctctgttccACTAACtttgatataaataaatcacTTCATATatcttcctaatttttaaattagtttttattggagtatagttgctttacaatgttgtgttagtttctactgtacagcaaaatgaatcagttatacatatacatatcccctcttttttggatttccttcccatttaggtcaccacagagcattgaatagaattccctgtgctatacagtaggttctcattagttacctgttatattttatacatagtatcaatagtgtatatatgtcaatcccgatctctcaattcctcccacccctcccctttcccccttggtatgcatacatttgttttctatgtctgtgtctatttctgctttgcaaataagatcatctataccatttgtctagattctacatatatgcgttaatatacgatatttgtttttctctttctgacttacttcactctgtatgacagttttgttcctttttatggctgagtaatattccattgtatatatgtactgcatcttctttatccattcctctgttgatggacatttaggttgcttccatgtcctggctattgtaaatattgttgcagtgaacattggggtgcatgtgtctttttgaattatgcttttctctgggtatatgcccagtaatgggactgttctattattagttttgtaaggaacctctatactgttctccatagtggctgtatcaatttacattcccaccaacaatgcatgagggttcccttttctccacatcctctccagcatttattgtttgcaggtttttttgatgatggccattctgactggtgtgaggtgatacctcattgtagttttgatttgcatttctctaataattactgatattgagcatcttttcatgtgtttgttggtcacttgtatgtcttctttggagaaatgtctatttagggcttccacccttttttggattgggttgtttgtttttttgatattgagcagcatgagctatttgtatattttgaagattaatcctttgtcagttgctttgtttcaaatattttctcccattctgagggttgtcatcttgtttatagtttcctttgctgtgcaaaagcttttaagtttaattagataccatttgtttatttttgttttaattatcattactctagaaggtgggtcgaaaaagatcttgctgtgatttatgtcaaagagtgttctgcctatgttttcctctaaaagttttatagtgtctggccttacatttaggtctttcatccattttgagcttatttttgtgtatggtgttagggagtgttctaatttcaatcttttacatgtagctgtccagttttcccagcaccacttattgaagagactgtgttttctccattgtatattcttgcctcctttgtcatagattaggtgaccatagctgcatgggtttgtctctgggctttctatgctgttccattgatctatatttctgttttttgtgccagtaccatactgtcttgattactgtagctttgtagtatagtctgaagttggggagcctgattcctccagctccgtttttctttctcaagattgctttggctatttgcagtcttttgtgtttccatacacattctaaaattttttgttctagctctgtgaaaaatgccatttgtaatttgatagggattgtattgaatctgtaaattgctttaggtagtatattTAGTGATATGTCAATTTATCTGTCAACCCACCTCACTTAAGAGCACTATTCTGACCAATGATGTTTCCTTTAGCATAGTTTGGCTCCTCATAGGCTAAGTGTACCCCTGTGTTACATTCAGTTAATTATTCTACACTTATTTTTCCAGTTGATGTATTGTTGAGCAAATAAGCCAACAAGATGGAAAAACTGCTTTTACCTATTGTATTTGAACAAGAATGAATGCTGCTAGCAATCATTATCCTTTGACCTAAAGTGAGTCTATGGCCTCTGGCCTGAGGAGATACAAATTTGTGTTACCTCTAAAATGTGGTTTGCCCATGCTTAATTCTATTAAACCCAGTATCAATACAGTCTATCAAACTCactaaaaaatgtcaaaatatgaaTCACCATTGTCTTTTCTACTATCATTTTCCTACTTTTCCTATGCCACTTTGATTTACCAACGTTTggcttgatattttaaaatgcaaccaAGATAAATTTTGTTGGTAGCAATGATAATCAATACCAGATTAAACagcctaaaaattaaaaatggagaaatgttGAGATTTGTTGAAGTCCACTGTGAAAGCATTGctgaagctttctttttttttttcatttagaatttttatgcATATGAGTAACCTTAATTTCCAAGTTCACATGACAATAAGCAAAACAGTGAAGCCAAACAGTTCATTTATAACttagctttttttgttgttttgttttgtttttgtttgtttttctccaaagATCAGTTCCTTAAAAATGGATGCTCCTGggatatgaataaagaaaatatgtctgAAAGGTGAGGATTTCAAACAGTAGATTTCTTCCTCCTTCAAACTGCTGACCCCACGATGGTAGGCATCACACCTTCTGCCTCCTGTTCGGCCTCTGTTCCTGGAGGTGAGCACATCCAGGCCTTTCACTTGGAGAAGCTGCTGGTCAggcccatctcctcctcctcctgcactAGTGCTTCAGTGGGAATCAGATTGGACGGCGTGTCCAGGTTCTGGAGGGACAGAAACTCTGACGTATCCATGGCACGTAACGTTTCTGTCTGAGGGTCTGAAGGAGTCACTGCTTGTCTGCTTTGCTCACAGGAAGAGGATGCGGCGGAGGAGGACGACAGGGGGATCGGGGGCGGGGAAAAAGTCTGCGGTGGTAGCTTCAGGCTGGGCTCATCAGGAGGCTGGGCGCTCAGCGCTGGAGCGGGAGGGGACGGACAGCCCTTCCTCCTGCTGGCCGCCCTCTCCTTGGCGGAGTCCCGGCACGCACACTGACACTGACAGGCCTCCTCTTGTTTGATGATGATCACAGGGACGCTGAGGCCAATCTGCTGTACAGCGCTCCCTGTGCTACTGGCTACTGGTACTGCAGTGGTAAAAAACACCTCCTCAACTTGAGATGCTTGCTGAATTTGTTCTTGGGTGTGTGGTGAGCTGGTGGCACCATTTAGTATCCACTGTAAGTTCTGTTCTCCCATGACGAGGCTGGGCTGCAGGAGAGCCGTGCTGGGAGTCGGGGTGATGGTTATAGTGGGATTACTAGTTAGGACGGAGTTGGCATCCAGGGGCGGAGTCTGGACCATGGCCGGCAGGGGCTCAGTAGTACCCTGTGGTTGAGGCGGTGCTGCCATGGCTGACGCCACTGCCGCTGCCGACGCCAAAGCCCCAGCGACAACAGAAAGTCCCGGTACGATGGGCTGCGGTGCCCGGGGGTGCGGAAGAAACTCTTGATGATTAGCAGCAAACTGTGTGCTGTGGCCCCGTGCCTCCGGACAGGCACTTCCGGAGGTTGTAAGAGAGCAGGGGGGTTGCGAAATGCAGCTTACTGGGAACCAGTTCCTAGGGAGGGAGCAGGCAGAGGAGCAGACGGTGCTGAGGCTGGTAGCAGAGGCTGGGGTGGCTCAGAGATGCCAGGCTGTCTGTTGAGGATCTTCCTGAACTGCTGGATCATCTGATTTCTGGAACACTGGTTCAAAAATGATGGCTGGTGAAAGTGTGCTGAAAGTGTTCTGGCCTGTATTGGAATTTTCTTGAAATTCGGAATCTGTGGACAGAAGGCTTAAATTCCTCAAAGTGAGTGATTTGTATCCTCGGATCCACTGTGATTTAGAAGTGCACTGTATGAATTTCCTTTGTTATCGTGACCTTCCATGTGACTTTTGAGACTGTACTGAGTGCTGAATGTTTTCTCACAGCCATTACTGGGGCAGAAAAGGGGTCTTTCACCAGTATGTGTACGGACGTGAGTTTTAAGGTGGTGGCTTGCTGCAAATGCTTTTCCACAGCCATCATGATCACACCGAAATGGCTTTTCTCCTGTATGGGTTCGAATGTGCTTCCTCAGATCACTGAGCGTGGTGAAGCACTTGCCGCAGCCTTCAGATTCACAGTTAAACGTCTTCCCTGTGTGAAGCCTCTGATGTGCTTTCAGCCTGTACAGCGTGTTGAACGCCTTCTCACAGCCCTGCACTTCGCACTCAAACGGCTTCTCCTTCGTGTGCACCGCACGTGGATCCTGAGGCTGTAGGAGGTGAGGAAGGCCTTGCCGCAGCCCTCCTGGTTACAGACAAAGGTGTACTCGCCCCGGTGGGTCTTCTGGTGGGTGCGCAGGTTGCCTGCTGTGCTGTAGGTGCGGGGACAGCCCTCAGAGGTGCACTGGTACCGCTTTACTTCTTTACGTTTCGTTTCTGGACATTCTGACTGCAGTGTGAGGGTTGCACCTTCGATATTTCTTGGCATGGGCGTGGAACCAGGGTTTATTGTTAAATGAATCTGATCTGGTGAGATAATGTGTTGCACATAACCCTGGGACATTGCCTCCTGATCTATTAGATGAAAGCCCTCTTCACCCCCTACTAGAAAAGGCAAGTGTTCTCTGCACTGTCCGTCGTCATCTTCGTCTTCCAAAGTGCCAGGATCCTGCTCGATAAGAACAGTTGTCGTATCATAAACAGTTCCAGATGAGGAAGGCACCAGTCCGTTCTTATCCACAAACTTGAGCATCTTGTCATCGGGGGTCAGCTCATCTTCCTCTACCTCAAAGTAGCTGATGCTGTCGTCTGGACTGTGTTCCCCCATGGTTCAGTCGTGCTCAGCCCAATTGTGAGAAATGGAAAGGTAGTGACCTGTCTCCGCGGCTCCCGGCAACGGCGGCGGCAgcagcttctcccctccccagcggcaccaaagctttctttttttaagtgcattttatttcaaatggCTTACATTACTTACTTAGATTACTTAACTTAGATTACTTACATTACTTA contains:
- the LOC118906238 gene encoding LOW QUALITY PROTEIN: metal regulatory transcription factor 1-like (The sequence of the model RefSeq protein was modified relative to this genomic sequence to represent the inferred CDS: inserted 4 bases in 3 codons; deleted 2 bases in 1 codon; substituted 1 base at 1 genomic stop codon); this encodes MGEHSPDDSISYFEVEEDELTPDDKMLKFVDKNGLVPSSSGTVYDTTTVLIEQDPGTLEDEDDDGQCREHLPFLVGGEEGFHLIDQEAMSQGYVQHIISPDQIHLTINPGSTPMPRNIEGATLTLQSECPETKRKEVKRYQCTSEGCPRTYSTAGNLRTHQKTHRGEYTFVCNQEGCGKAFLTSYSLRIHVRXHTKEKPFECEVQGCEKAFNTLYRLKAHQRLHTGKTFNCESEGCGKCFTTLSDLRKHIRTHTGEKPFRCDHDGCGKAFAASHHLKTHVRTHTGERPLFCPSNGCEKTFSTQYSLKSHMEGHDNKGNSYSALLNHSGSEDTNHSXLRNLSLLSTDSEFQENSNTGQNTFSTLSPAIIFEPVFQKSDDPAVQEDPQQXQPGISEPPQPLLPASAPSAPLPAPSLGTGSQXAAFRNPPALLQPPEVPVRRHGHSTQFAANHQEFLPHPRAPQPIVPGLSVVAGALASAAAVASAMAAPPQPQGTTEPLPAMVQTPPLDANSVLTSNPTITITPTPSTALLQPSLVMGEQNLQWILNGATSSPHTQEQIQQASQVEEVFFTTAVPVASSTGSAVQQIGLSVPVIIIKQEEACQCQCACRDSAKERAASRRKGCPSPPAPALSAQPPDEPSLKLPPQTFSPPPIPLSSSSAASSSCEQSRQAVTPSDPQTETLRAMDTSEFLSLQNLDTPSNLIPTEALVQEEEEMGLTSSFSK